In Mytilus galloprovincialis chromosome 1, xbMytGall1.hap1.1, whole genome shotgun sequence, the following are encoded in one genomic region:
- the LOC143083332 gene encoding uncharacterized protein LOC143083332 — protein sequence MSQDLLDIEDIVRKWALDFPLDKAQKKDADDIHSSDINWQNVRITHGKTDYFDEIHATKPKSHILFSAYFTNDTDQSQVYSLRTERRTQSTCSLSLEKGYTYGCSVDIKLTPPNPVIEANAGFHGELSLTKASEETFEEELTWSIDNQISVPPKFKTKAELVIKEDDYTSHFKTESQFRGKVHVTLRNKKDNSPITTITGDVKQIFTKDKGFRVDKTGIYYVTEGRCKCRFGIEQHVCLKQEKLVPAEATED from the coding sequence ATGTCGCAAGATCTCCTTGATATTGAGGATATTGTACGAAAATGGGCATTAGATTTTCCACTCGACAAGGCTCAGAAAAAGGATGCTGATGATATACATTCCTCGGATATAAACTGGCAAAATGTTAGAATAACTCATGGCAAAACGGACTATTTTGACGAAATACATGCGACCAAGCCAAAATCACACATTTTATTTTCTGCTTATTTTACAAACGATACTGATCAATCACAAGTGTATTCCCTGAGAACGGAACGTAGAACACAATCCACGTGTTCTCTGTCTCTTGAAAAGGGGTATACATACGGGTGCAGTGTAGATATAAAACTAACACCACCAAATCCTGTCATCGAAGCAAACGCTGGATTTCATGGAGAACTGAGTTTAACCAAAGCAAGTGAGGAAACTTTTGAGGAGGAGCTTACTTGGTCTATAGACAATCAGATTAGCgttccaccaaaattcaaaaccAAAGCAGAGCTAGTGATCAAGGAGGACGATTACACCAGCCATTTTAAAACAGAATCGCAATTTCGCGGGAAGGTGCACGTAACACTTCGGAATAAGAAAGACAATTCTCCTATTACTACTATCACAGGAGATGTTAAACAAATATTCACGAAAGATAAGGGATTCCGAGTAGACAAAACTGGTATATATTATGTGACTGAAGGGAGATGCAAGTGCAGATTTGGAATAGAACAACATGTGTGTCTTAAACAGGAAAAACTTGTACCGGCAGAGGCAACAGAAGACTAA